In the Euwallacea fornicatus isolate EFF26 chromosome 30, ASM4011564v1, whole genome shotgun sequence genome, TTTAAAGATATGTAGACTTATCAAAGGTACATGCCCTATATTAAATTCGGATAACTGGGGTAATATCTCATTTTAATCCGAAAGCATATGAAAATTTCCCAATCATCAACAAGATAAACGTAGTCAATGTTGTCGTTCTGGAAAAGGTCGGAGGCAGTTTCTTAGTAATACACAGGAAATCACGACACTAAGCGATActgtgtttttatttcaacagACATTATTCTCTTGATAAAGTTGTCAGGAAAGGTAGATGGATATTAGCTTAACACCCTATTGGCTAGGTTTATCCGAAAGTATTTTCGAGGTttgatcaaaaataaaacgactttttcctaataatatatagatttatttcaaataactcTCGACTTCTAAAAACTCTAAGACTAAACAGCTGTGAAGGGATCTTCATCATAAGTTAAAGCGCTCTCGACACGCCATTATTAAACGTTTGATATAAGAATACTTTATTCAACATTACAACCTGTTCACAATTATTATGTATGTGCATTTCATCGATTGCAATGCAAAACATTCTCATTAGTCAACCGCAAGGCaataagtttcattaaagTGCAAAACagcttcaaaaaatcaaatgcaCTTACTAACAACAACTGTGACAAATCGGTACCCCTGGACTATAACacatataataaaaacatacttctttggCCAAAACATATACGAACAAGCGATTTGTAAATGCTAGTAAATACGCGATGAGCTTTATATACAACACAAACTAATAATTGGGTTATTGTGGTCTTTAACTGTGGCCACtcataaaacgaaaaatcagtcgaaaacaAGTCTACAAAATAgacaaaataatgtaaataatactCTTGCGAAATCTAATAATGATTGAATTTATAGTGCGAATAGATAGTACACTTGGTTAAAAATGCTTCgtacaagaaaaatatataaacatataaatatatatcgCTCTATTTCTTTTTACTGGTGGGATTTCTCTGTGGTGTTGATGGTCGCCCGGAATTTACTCCCTGATATTGgtattttgcctttttttccGACGGTTTCAAGATCTGCATAACGTCAGAATCCTCAAGcgcaaacttaaaaataaacttagaaATCTTACCTGGAAAGAGCACATAAGTGTCTCATCAACGCTCATCATCCCTCCAGCATTGTCGAACTCTCCGCAATAATTCGGGGCCGAGAAGAGCGTCACCAACTGTCGCTTGGCAAAGAATTCATACCCGTCTTCGACTACTTGATGTGCGCGACAAATCAAATCCAAATCGTGCCTGTTTAGGAATTTACTGACGACATCCGCTCCAAAGGTAAAAGAAACGCCGCGGTCGTTTTCGCCCCAACCCTGTACGTCTTTGTCCGGATCAGACCAAAGCAAATCGCACAAAAGTCCTGAGAGAATTCGGAAATTGAAACAATCACTCCAACTCACAACATACCAACTCACCAGTATCAGGAACATCGGTGGGTCTCATAATGCGTCTTATCTGCTCCATGCCTTGTAGATCCGGACTAAGGCCTCCGTGGCAGCAGAAGATTTTCTCGTCGATGATTGCGGCAATCGGTAAACAGTTGAAACAATCAGTAAAAGTCTTCCAGAGTTTGATGTTAAACCTCCTTTTACATTCGTCGTAGAAACCATATATCCTGTTGATGGAGGCGCATTCATGGTTGCCCCGCAACAAAAAGAAGTTTTCTgggtattttattttgtatgcGAGCAGGAGACAGATGGTCTCCAGAGATTGCTTTCCTCGATCGACATAGTCTCCTAGAAATAAGTAGTTGGCTTCGGGAGGGAAACCGCCGTATTCGAATAGTCGCAATAAGTCGGTATATTGTCCATGAATGTCGcctggaaaaaaatatgtttttaatggaattgaGTCGGAATGTGATGTGAAGCATGCTATTTAACACATACTACTTTAGTATGAGCTTTTATCATATCTGAAACCGCCCGTCGGtactaattattttgtttatttacaaatatactTGAAAAACATCCAAAGGTAGTTACATTTGCAAGAAGCGGTTTTTACAAATATGAATTTAACATCGgtataaacttttttgaataagTACAGCTCTTTAAGCATTTCAGCagatcataaataaaatttaatagaatacAGGGGCGACAATATTGCTCTGGAATTATACAAGAAGTAGCAATGTATAACTcagataaagaaaaaactacTTTGACCTTTTGAACTTGATTCCTCAAGCATTAGTTTATGAATGTAAATATCTGCCGGAGAAACCCACCTCTACCAACTTGCACATCAGAATGCCATGATCATATCAAAGGTTTTGTACAATCAGTATGAATAACATCTACCTGCTGTTTGTTTAGGAATGTATTAAGCatattcaaagaaaatatgCATGGAAATCagaatttcataaaacaatAAGCCAGCATGATGGATGTACCCAtaatcttattaaaaaatcccaATATGTTTGATAAGATAAAACTTATTACTGACTGGATAATAATTTGTATCAGTGATTGATTCGTGGAATTATTAATAGTTATGATCGCTAAAAATTATCCACTTGGAAAGTTAATAAACTTACCACATATCTTCAGGGGGGCCTCAAGTTCCAGTAGAATTGGTTGTTGCAGGAAAATTTCCCTAGATTTTAAGCAGAGACCTCTTACTTCGGCTTCGGTCATGTGAACAGGCTTTCCAGGACGGCATCCTCGGACTAgaattaatattgttaatacTAAGTCAAGGATCATTAAtctttaattataattatgcTCATTAGTTGTTTGTGTTAGAGAATGAAGTCATTCagagcaataaaattaaaaatgtaagtaAGGCACATTCTATTTAACAAGCATGTAATGAGCTGAAATGAATACATATTGgtcattttcaaatggaaatataTACCTGGACATGTTTTCAGTGTAAGTACAGGGAGACAAGCATTAATATGATGGAAGAAAATACTCAACAACCTGGATTTATGTTTGGATCATGTGGACAAAATTATtaggattttatttattattattaattaattttttggcaaaaacaaGGTTgaggaattttccaaatcttgAATTACAATGTTATGTTAACATCAAAGTATACAGCAACCCCTTTTTTACATACAcggaatgtaattttaaatagtaatATCAAGTTTATTACATTAGTATTACTTTTTACCCTCAAGGGAGTGTAAAAATAGTCCTGAAATCccgttttttattgttttctgtaTCTCCTAAGACCTTGATGGATTGTTATGTGACCACAAGACTACACAAAGTGTGATTTTGGGtagttttcattaaacttcCATTCAATTTTAAGGCTGTATATTGTACGAAAGTACTGAATTAAGAATAACTATTGAATTACTATGTAAGCTCATAAATTCGTctaaatttgagtgtttcaatcGATTTGACAGGTGCAGAAAATATACGATTATTTcactttaattttagtttgtaTGCCCTGCGACTAGGAAAAATCTAGAGTATGTTATTAAAGGATACGGAATTGCTACAAGTTGGTTATAAATACCTTCTAATAGACGTTGAATTAAGCTATCAACGTTTAGCTCAGGTTCTGccattttccctttttcaaCACAACAAATTGAAGTTCTATCTTACCGCTACCAATCTAAGAAATTGACATATTCAACATGACGTTGACATTTTGGTTAGTGATCTTAGTGCGGGCTCCTAGTAACCTCCTAGTAACTTTCATGATGCGCTGTCACGTGACCTGTGTCTAGAATTTTACTAATTAGAATCAAAGCATTTTAAATATGCATGGAAATGCTGATTTTGTgcgttaatttattaataagcaTTCAAGTCctgtaaaatattcatatatttGTTACTCAGTTTAAAGAGCTTCTAGtagttaagtttttttgtcGTCTGATAACGTTGAAACTTGTTGGAGTTTCAGCTGCAATGTGAAGTAATAGTTATGGATAATTGAAGACAAgtttttattactattttataGTTACCAATTAATGagtatttcag is a window encoding:
- the LOC136347845 gene encoding serine/threonine-protein phosphatase PP1-beta catalytic subunit; translation: MAEPELNVDSLIQRLLEVRGCRPGKPVHMTEAEVRGLCLKSREIFLQQPILLELEAPLKICGDIHGQYTDLLRLFEYGGFPPEANYLFLGDYVDRGKQSLETICLLLAYKIKYPENFFLLRGNHECASINRIYGFYDECKRRFNIKLWKTFTDCFNCLPIAAIIDEKIFCCHGGLSPDLQGMEQIRRIMRPTDVPDTGLLCDLLWSDPDKDVQGWGENDRGVSFTFGADVVSKFLNRHDLDLICRAHQVVEDGYEFFAKRQLVTLFSAPNYCGEFDNAGGMMSVDETLMCSFQILKPSEKKAKYQYQGVNSGRPSTPQRNPTSKKK